The DNA sequence AATTTAATGCCCACAGGATTTTTTCCATAGAATATCTGTTAAACTTGCTGGGTGATAAATATAAAATCAATGCTTTTTCCTATGTAAATGATCGTGGCGATCTTATTGCAAATGCCGACTTAGAAGAAGTATCCATCAAAAACAATTTTTCGTGTCATTATGGATGTGGCATATTTGAGCTTTCCAAAACCTGATGATTTCGCAATCGCAAAAAATGGTAAGCTGCCTTGAGGGCGGTCACCTTACACCACCAAGACTCATTCCACTCCATAGGGACATTATTACAATCTGTTCGACCAATAGCGCATGAATCATACTTCCGGGGTGAGAGTTGTGGATAATCGTTTGCAATATCACAGAGAAAGACATAATCTTCCGGTTTCATCAGGGCTGCCAGATCATTTCCCAGTATGGCCTCAGTTGTGCAATTTCCATCATAGGTCTGTACCCCTGTTTCAGCAGGAGGATAAACACGGATAGGGATTTGTTCATCATCCTGGTCTTGCTTGGGATTTATCAACGCACGCATAGCCCGTTTAAGCCTTTGTTTCCAAGATAATCGAGAATTGGGGTCCAGAGGTGTTCCTTCGACTGGTGGTGCATTCCAGCAGCGGACACGTGCATGACGGGGCAAAATATCGTGCATGTGAAACAAGGCGTTTCTCCGGTTCGTGGGTATTACATGCGTTTCAATGAACCAGCGTGCAAATATCTCCGTATGGAGGCTATCCAGGAAATATATATCGTAATCTAATTGCCCCGGTTTTGACAACTTTCTCGCGTCCCCCACATGCAAGTTGACAACCTCTACCAATTGATGTTCTTTGAATAATGTGGTGGCAGCGTTTGCAGCTTTTGCGTCTAATTCATAGGTATCAAGTTTACCTTGGCCGTTCTTCTTAAGAGCTATCGCCATGAACATCGCTGAATAGCCTGAGGCAGTAGACATTTCCAGAATTTTGTCCGGCTTCAAGTATCGGATCAGGCAATACAACAGTTGACCCGAAAACCAGTCATATTGACCCGTTGTAGGAAACATAGTTTTGTTATAACGATTCTCGGGCAAAAACTCTAATGCCCCTGTTTCGGAACCGAACTGCTCAATTGCCCTATGAAATAACGTGCGGATATCTACAACAATCTCTTTCAAAGAAAAGATTACCTCTACACGAGTCAAACAAAAATCAGTGGGATACGGGAACCTTGCTATAAGTATTTTAAGTTAATATGGCTATAACTTGCCTACCCGGGTGCATGTTTCAAAGAAGCTTGATATATATCACTCCAGAGAAATTCGCCATCCAATGAATCTACTCTCTTGTATAGCTCCTCAGGTCCTACCCAGTCTGTCAATAATAGATCCTTGATTCGCCAATCGGCCTATTGATAAAAGGTAATTTCTACAATTTTTCGCGTCATAAAAATTCCCTTGTAACTTCAAAAGATATCAAAGGAATTGGTCTCGTTAACCCATTTAATACTGATTTTTCAAATCGTTCAACATCTATTTTACAGAACGCGGGGCGTCCATATAAGCTAATTAACGTATTAAGTGTCGTGGTCGATACCTGTTCTATTTTTGGTAATCTGCCCTCATTTCTACATTTATCGGACATTGTAGAAATCGTATGTTCATCCTCACATATCGCAATTTCTCCATATCCTTCATAACATCCGATTGTTTTGTCGATTATAATGACGTTTTTTGTCTTTTCCAAGCAAAAAATCATTCTTTTAATAAGATTATATCTATGTTAAGTATTATTCGAATTTCTAAAATAATAGCCAACTTATGGACAATAAGATACCTTTCTCCGTAGCTGTCATAACCAAAAACGAGGCAACTAACCTGCCCGATTGCCTCAAAAGCATAGATTTTGCCGGGCAGATTGTGGTGGTGGATTCTGGGAGCACGGATGACACGGTAAAAATTGCATCAGACTTTGGGTGCGAGGTATTTATCGAACCCTGGCGGGGATTTGGCCCTCAGAAACAAATTGCCATCAATAAGTGCAGAAATAGATGGATACTTGTGCTGGATGCGGATGAGCGAATCCCACCGGAAACCGCCCTTACCATAAAAAATATCATTTCTAACGATTCAGGGAGTGCTGTCGGGTACAGTTTTCCCAGAAAAAACTACTTTCAGGGCCGCTGGATCAGGCACTCCGGGTGGTGGCCGGACCGGGTGGTCAGGCTTTTTCAGAAGGATCGCGGCCAAATGTCTCCGGCCAAAGTTCACGAATCCATCGTGGTCAATGGCCCTGTGCAGGACTTGGATGTGCCCATAGAGCATTATACCGAAAGCCGCCTCAGCCGGATTTTACTTAAAATCGACCATTATTCCACCCTGGCTGCCCAGGAGGCCTTTGACCAGGGCAGAAAAGCCTCGGTCTGGTCTGCCACCCTGCGCGCAGTTCTTACATTTTTTCAGGACTATTTTTTACGACTCGGAGTTCTGGATGGCGCACAGGGATTTACCCTGGCCATTACCGATTCGGTGAATAAATTTTTTAAGTACGCCAAGTTGGCTGAATTAAATAGACGGGCTAAACCAGATCGACATGGTCGCTGACTATAGGCAACGTCACTGGTCAATAGTCAAAGTCAATTTCTCACGCAAAGGCGCAACGACCGCGAAGTAAAAATGAAAATCTGGAAATCAAGAAATCAGGAATAAAAGATTTTTTCATGAGTTCCTGAGTTCCAAATCTTATTCTTTTTGCGTCGTTGGCGGCCTTGCGTGATATTTTGGACTTTTTACGAGATTGTCAACTCTGTGGCTCTGTGGTAACAAATGGATATTTCAATCATTATCGTCAACTGGAACACGAAAGACCTGCTACGAAACTGCCTGAATTCCATCTACGGGAAAGTACAAGGTATCGCCCTTGAGATCATCGTGATTGACAATGCTTCTCATGATGGAAGTGTGGCCATGCTGCGTGAGGAGTTTCCGCAGGTTACGATTATCGAAAACAACACCAACCGGGGTTTCGGGGCGGCCAATAACCAGGCTTTTGGTATTATGAAGGGTCGATATGCATTGTTGCTGAATACAGATACAGTTTTAAAAGAACATGCCGTTTATGAACTATTTTCTTTCATGGAGGTCCATCCGGATGCGGCCATGGCCTGCGGACAGCTTTTAAACGCCGATGGGAGCAAACAAAACTCAATCGCCAATTTCCCCGATCTATTAACACTTTTTCTTAATACCCCTCTCCTCGAATACCTGTTTCCAAAGCGCTATCCCAGCAAGCGATATGATTATAAGGGGCCGGTTGAGGTTGATTCAGGGATCGGGGCCTGCCTTCTGGTGCGGAAGCAGGCCATAGACGAAGTTGGAATGTTCGATGAGCGCTACTTTTTCTTTTTTGAAGAGACGGACTGGGCGTTACAGATGAAGACCGCCGGTTGGAAGATTTACCATGTCCCTTCAGCCCGTATTTATCATCTCCAGGGACAAAGCATCGGCCGGAATGTTCGTTCCCGGATCGAATTTTACCGTTCCCGATACCAATTCTTTAAGAAATGGAAAAGCCGTAGCTATTACCAGATTATTTTTTTCGTTATCTTCATACGTACGATCATAAATTGGTTATTAACTTCTCTTGGAAATCTGGCTATGCTTTTTACAAATAAAAATTTAAGGAATAAATGGGTAGTCAATTCAAAGCTTATACTCTGGCACTTAAACGGTCGCCCCTGAGTGGATAGATGTTTATTAAAGGTCAACCTCTTCAAAAAAGAGATACAGAAAATATTCTCATCATACAACTGGGTGATATTGGTGATGTAGTCTGGGTTACCCCGACCTTATGGGCCGTCAAAGAAAAATATCCGGACGCAAAAGTATCTATTCTTGTGTGGGAAGGTTTTGGAACACTTTTAGCGGAAGATCCGTCCCTCCATAAGATATTTGAGGTCAGGCGTTATAAAGGAAGCTTCTTTAAAAAAGCCATCGAGCAAATACGCTTTATAAGAGGCTTGCGTAAGGAACATTTTGACCTTGTCTTTGATCTACGGGCCGGGGATCGGGGAGCCATAATGGCCTATATTACAGGCGCCCCGGTGAGAGTGTCCATGTTTTACTGTGAAGTACCGTTCTGGCGGAATATGTTATTTACCCATGTAGTCGATCCCCCGGTACCAACAAAAAAAACACTGGGAGCTGCAGAACAATCCCTCCGTATTGTGAGAGAATTAGGCATCGATACGGAAAATACCGTTCCCAAATTGTGGGTTTCTGAAAATGTTAAAGAACAGGTGCATAAGCTTCTCGACGGTGAGGGACTTTTTGGCATTAATCAACGATGGATTACATTAAATCCCTTTTCCAGGTGGCAATATAAAGAATGGAGTCATGATAAATGGGTCCAGGTCATCGACTGGATATGGGATAGACACGGCTTTCCAGCCGTCATCGTGGGCTCCCATGAGGAGAAAAATAAGGCCTTTGAATTGGTTAAAAAATGCCGGGGAAGAGTATTTAATCTTGCCGGCCAGACTACGTTGAGTGAGTTAGCCGGAGTATTAGCCCTGAGTTTTTTACATATAGGGGTAGACAGCGCGGCTCCTCATATAGCTGCGGCTGTGGGCACTCCCACCATAACCATCTATGGTCCCTCAGACTGGAGGGACTGGGCACCTCCGGGCGACGATCACCGTGTCGTCACTCCCGATGACGACTGCGCGCCCTGTCATCAGAAAGGCTGTGATTCTACGGGGTGGAGTAGATGCCTTCATAACTTAGAAACGGATAAGGTACAAAGAGCTATTCAAGAGATGATGGATATATTAACGCCGAGGTAGTATCTCTGAGTATAAAACACACATGTCGACACGTCGGCACAAGGAACAATGAAAATGTCATTCCTGCCCCGTGTGTCATTCCTGCGAAAGCAGGAATCCAGAAACTAAAACCCTGGATTCCGTGTCAAGCACGGAATGACAGATAATATGATTGTTATTCAATCTTTTTGGCCTCGTCAATCAACATGACAGGTATATCGTCCTTGATTTCATAAAGAAGCTTACACTTATCACAGATCAATCCATCCTTGGCCTCGTTCAATCTGACATTGCCCTTGCATTTAGGACAAGCCAGAATATCTAAAAGTTCCTTGTTGATCATGATAACTCCTTAATCGGACGCAGATTTGCGTTGAATTTATTATAATCTCCCTAACTATATTTTCAGTCCTTTGGCGATAGGTTGATCCTGTTCCATATCGCCTGCAAAACCTCTTCCACCTCGATTGTATTCATGCATCTCGGATCAGTACACTTTTTTTTGAAGCAGGGACTACAGGGCAGTTCCTTGCGAATAACCACATGACCATCCCCGAATGGCCCGGTTCTCCAGGGGGCGGTGGGGCCAAAAAGGGATACTACCGACGTCCCTACGGCAGCCGCAATGTGCATGGGTCCGGTGTCTGTCGTCACCATCACCCGACTGAGGCTATAGAGATAAGCCAGCTCCCTTAAGTTGGTTCGTCCGCAAAGATTAACCGCCCTCTCCTGCATATGTTCCATAATTGACTGAATCGCAGCGTCATCTTCTCTGCCGCCGGTAAAAATAACCGGGAGCTTAAGTTCCTTTATACAATGATCAGCCAGCAGGGCAAACCTTTTTTTATCCCAGAGTTTGCTGTCCCACTTGGCCACAGGATTTATGGCTATAAAAGGCCCCTCGATCCTCTCTCTTTCCAGTATTCGCGTTACAGACTCTTTATCAGCACTCGAAACAGGAATCGGAAAGTAATAACCATTTGGCTGCGCCCCCAGATATTTTGCCAGATTCATGTAACGCAGAATAGCATGTTCTTCGATATCATAAGGAGGGATTCTTTCATTCAGAAAGATAGAACTCCCCTCATCTCCACTGGCGTAGCCAACTTTTCGCTTGCCCCGGGCGAGAAAGATCAACAGTCCGCTCTTTAGAAGGGCGTGCAGGTCGAGAACAACATCGTATTCAGTATCTCTTAGCTCATGAATGAAGGATTTTATCTCGCTTATAGCCCTTTTTCTATTACCTGCGTGGCCGAGGGCCTTAAGCCAGCTTTTGCGTTTTGACACAATAAGGCGATCCAGCAAAGGATGGCCTTCGAGTAAACTGGAGGCGGCTTCCTCTACCAGCCAGGCAATGTGGGCCGAGGGAAATCTCTGGCGCAATGCGTAGAGGACAGGCAGGGAATGAACTACGTCGCCGATGGCGCTTAGTTTGACGATGAGGATATTCATATCTCACCGCAAAGGCGCAAAGACCGCGAAGACAACATATTGTTATCAAAGAAAAAACTTTGCGTCCTTGGCGGCTCTGCGGTGAATACTTTCTTATCTTCTTCTTTTATCACTTCAGGTCCTTCTTTGCGTCTTTGCGGTGAGATGATATGTCCTGGAGTATCCACCGGGCTGCTTCATAAAGGTCTTCGGCCACAAAATCCGGCCTTATAGGACTTGAGTCATCCAGATACATCAACTCACCTCTGCCGTAACCGGTCAGCACCAGGATACCTTTGGCCCCGGCATTATGGGCAAGTTCTATGTCCAGGAAGCGGTCGCCTATCACATAAGATCTCGAGAGATCAATAGCCAGCTCTTGAGCCGCTTTTTTTAACAGGCCGGTTTTGGGCTTGCGACAATCGCAGGCCACCCGGTAAGAAGGAACAACGGCCTCGCGGTGATGCGGGCAGTAATAAATCCCATCAAGACGCGCATCCTGTTCTTTCAGGATGTCTATCATCTTGTTATTCACTACACCAATCAACTCCTCCGGGAAATATCCCCGGGCCGGGCCGGACTGATTGGTAGCCACAACTACCTTTAATCCGCTATTGTTTAAGAGCCTTATGGCCTCAGCGGCACGCGGGAGGATATGAAACCGCGAAAGGTGATTAATATATCCCATCTCTTCATTAATGGTCCCATCCCGATCCAGAAAGACGCCGATATTCAATTTTCATACTCCTCGTAATAGTCCACGCGAAAGCGCAAAGACCGCAAAAAGAATAAAATTTGGAACTCAGGAACTCATGAAAAAATCTTTTATTCCTGATTTTTTGATTTCCAGATTCTCTTTTTTTTTCTTAGCGCGTTTTGCGTCCTTGTGGTGAGACGAACGGTTACTGTTTCTCCAGCATTTTTAGCGTAGCCTCGTAAACCTCTTTCGTCGTAATCTCTTTCATGCAGCGAAAGTCTGCCGGACAGACCGTTTTCAGGCAAGGGCTGCAATCTATATCCTTGCGCAGGATCACGGCCCGGTCTGAAAATGGCCCGGTAGTCACCGGATTGGTAGAGCCGAAGATGGCCACCAGGGGAACATGCAGGGCTGCGGCTACGTGCATCAGGCCTGAATCGTTGGTAATGAAGACCCGGCAACAGGCCATCAAGGCCATGGCCTGGCCCAAGGTGGTCTTCCCTGCCATATTGATCACTCGCCCCGATGCCGCGGCTAAGGCCCCCTCCCCTACTTTTCTATCCGCATTAGTCCCAAAAATGACTACCCTGGCATCCGCCTGTTTTGTAAGCATCCCGGCCAATTCCACAAAACGTTCCGGCAGCCACCTTTTGGCCGGGCCATAAGAAGCGCCGGGGTTGATACCGATCAGTTTATTCTCATCTGAAAATCCCCCCTCACCCCCCATTTTTAAAGTGGGAATTAGAGGGAGGAGCGCCTTCCGTGCCCAGGCGATATCATCAGGTGCGGGTTTTAAAAAAAGCTGCGGCTTTTGCTCCACCTCCAGGCCCAGGCCTTCCAGCATACGGAGGT is a window from the Desulfovibrionales bacterium genome containing:
- a CDS encoding class I SAM-dependent methyltransferase, coding for MKEIVVDIRTLFHRAIEQFGSETGALEFLPENRYNKTMFPTTGQYDWFSGQLLYCLIRYLKPDKILEMSTASGYSAMFMAIALKKNGQGKLDTYELDAKAANAATTLFKEHQLVEVVNLHVGDARKLSKPGQLDYDIYFLDSLHTEIFARWFIETHVIPTNRRNALFHMHDILPRHARVRCWNAPPVEGTPLDPNSRLSWKQRLKRAMRALINPKQDQDDEQIPIRVYPPAETGVQTYDGNCTTEAILGNDLAALMKPEDYVFLCDIANDYPQLSPRKYDSCAIGRTDCNNVPMEWNESWWCKVTALKAAYHFLRLRNHQVLESSNMPHP
- a CDS encoding glycosyltransferase family 2 protein produces the protein MDNKIPFSVAVITKNEATNLPDCLKSIDFAGQIVVVDSGSTDDTVKIASDFGCEVFIEPWRGFGPQKQIAINKCRNRWILVLDADERIPPETALTIKNIISNDSGSAVGYSFPRKNYFQGRWIRHSGWWPDRVVRLFQKDRGQMSPAKVHESIVVNGPVQDLDVPIEHYTESRLSRILLKIDHYSTLAAQEAFDQGRKASVWSATLRAVLTFFQDYFLRLGVLDGAQGFTLAITDSVNKFFKYAKLAELNRRAKPDRHGR
- a CDS encoding glycosyltransferase family 2 protein — translated: MDISIIIVNWNTKDLLRNCLNSIYGKVQGIALEIIVIDNASHDGSVAMLREEFPQVTIIENNTNRGFGAANNQAFGIMKGRYALLLNTDTVLKEHAVYELFSFMEVHPDAAMACGQLLNADGSKQNSIANFPDLLTLFLNTPLLEYLFPKRYPSKRYDYKGPVEVDSGIGACLLVRKQAIDEVGMFDERYFFFFEETDWALQMKTAGWKIYHVPSARIYHLQGQSIGRNVRSRIEFYRSRYQFFKKWKSRSYYQIIFFVIFIRTIINWLLTSLGNLAMLFTNKNLRNKWVVNSKLILWHLNGRP
- the rfaQ gene encoding putative lipopolysaccharide heptosyltransferase III, translating into MFIKGQPLQKRDTENILIIQLGDIGDVVWVTPTLWAVKEKYPDAKVSILVWEGFGTLLAEDPSLHKIFEVRRYKGSFFKKAIEQIRFIRGLRKEHFDLVFDLRAGDRGAIMAYITGAPVRVSMFYCEVPFWRNMLFTHVVDPPVPTKKTLGAAEQSLRIVRELGIDTENTVPKLWVSENVKEQVHKLLDGEGLFGINQRWITLNPFSRWQYKEWSHDKWVQVIDWIWDRHGFPAVIVGSHEEKNKAFELVKKCRGRVFNLAGQTTLSELAGVLALSFLHIGVDSAAPHIAAAVGTPTITIYGPSDWRDWAPPGDDHRVVTPDDDCAPCHQKGCDSTGWSRCLHNLETDKVQRAIQEMMDILTPR
- a CDS encoding Trm112 family protein, translated to MMINKELLDILACPKCKGNVRLNEAKDGLICDKCKLLYEIKDDIPVMLIDEAKKIE
- the waaF gene encoding lipopolysaccharide heptosyltransferase II — encoded protein: MNILIVKLSAIGDVVHSLPVLYALRQRFPSAHIAWLVEEAASSLLEGHPLLDRLIVSKRKSWLKALGHAGNRKRAISEIKSFIHELRDTEYDVVLDLHALLKSGLLIFLARGKRKVGYASGDEGSSIFLNERIPPYDIEEHAILRYMNLAKYLGAQPNGYYFPIPVSSADKESVTRILERERIEGPFIAINPVAKWDSKLWDKKRFALLADHCIKELKLPVIFTGGREDDAAIQSIMEHMQERAVNLCGRTNLRELAYLYSLSRVMVTTDTGPMHIAAAVGTSVVSLFGPTAPWRTGPFGDGHVVIRKELPCSPCFKKKCTDPRCMNTIEVEEVLQAIWNRINLSPKD
- a CDS encoding HAD family hydrolase, which translates into the protein MNIGVFLDRDGTINEEMGYINHLSRFHILPRAAEAIRLLNNSGLKVVVATNQSGPARGYFPEELIGVVNNKMIDILKEQDARLDGIYYCPHHREAVVPSYRVACDCRKPKTGLLKKAAQELAIDLSRSYVIGDRFLDIELAHNAGAKGILVLTGYGRGELMYLDDSSPIRPDFVAEDLYEAARWILQDISSHRKDAKKDLK
- the waaF gene encoding lipopolysaccharide heptosyltransferase II, whose translation is MQLKQDKNIKNILIRSTNWIGDAIITTPAVKTIRQNFPHAKISILAKPWVKDVFAANPYIDHIIVYDSMHSHKGLRGQARLARELADEGFDLAFLLQNAFEAAWLAYLAHIPRRVGYNTDARSLLLTHSVPLKKETKKIHQVYYYLRMLEGLGLEVEQKPQLFLKPAPDDIAWARKALLPLIPTLKMGGEGGFSDENKLIGINPGASYGPAKRWLPERFVELAGMLTKQADARVVIFGTNADRKVGEGALAAASGRVINMAGKTTLGQAMALMACCRVFITNDSGLMHVAAALHVPLVAIFGSTNPVTTGPFSDRAVILRKDIDCSPCLKTVCPADFRCMKEITTKEVYEATLKMLEKQ